A section of the Primulina eburnea isolate SZY01 chromosome 1, ASM2296580v1, whole genome shotgun sequence genome encodes:
- the LOC140813816 gene encoding probable membrane-associated kinase regulator 6: MENSQSLTATESFSYSWLTDRKPSSVDEFLSNFTPRVIERLGEKEENFNFDVPVTAFPVSLVHADEIFSDGHIMPLFVDRSKPQVFKEASLSTPPSPVSSSKSSAPFVVDKNQYYMLGRWRKSSKRIIQKCFGFVKPLFETIGCSRKSNRVDDLERKVNEIQSRGDSLETSPRPSSAYSVVEWDDLKQIGKKVDLYHALKRVKSLSSSPQPSPRLSPSNSSNLLSMCDVESSIHEAILYCKRSIEN; the protein is encoded by the exons ATGGAGAATTCTCAATCACTAACAGCGACTGAAAGTTTTTCATACAGTTGGTTAACAGACAGAAAGCCATCTTCTGTTGACGAGTTTCTCAGCAACTTTACGCCTCGAGTCATCGAAAGATTGGGAGAAAAAGAGGAGAATTTCAACTTTGATGTTCCTGTCACAGCGTTTCCTGTGTCCCTTGTTCACGCAGATGAGATTTTCTCAGATGGGCATATCATGCCTTTGTTTGTAGACAGATCGAAACCCCAAGTGTTCAAAGAGGCCTCGCTATCTACCCCGCCATCACCTGTTTCGTCTTCAAAAAGTAGTGCTCCTTTTGTTGTTGACAAGAACCAGTATTACATGCTGGGGAGATGGAGGAAATCATCTAAAAGGATCATACAAAAATGTTTTGGGTTTGTGAAGCCGTTGTTCGAAACGATAGGGTGCTCGAGAAAAAGCAATAGAGTGGATGATCTTGAACGGAAAGTGAATGAAATTCAAAGCCGGGGGGACTCACTCGAGACGTCACCTAGACCAAGCTCGGCTTATTCGGTTGTTGAATGGGATGATCTCAAGCAAATTGGCAAGAAAGTTGATCTTTACCATGCGCTTAAAAGGGTCAAGAGTTTGAGCAGTTCACCGCAACCTTCACCTCGTTTGAGTCCATCGAATTCTAGTAATCTTCTCAGTATGTGTGATGTTGAGAGCTCAATCCATGAAGCAATTCTATACTGTAAAAGATCAATAG AAAATTGA